In Choloepus didactylus isolate mChoDid1 chromosome 18, mChoDid1.pri, whole genome shotgun sequence, a single genomic region encodes these proteins:
- the SNX11 gene encoding sorting nexin-11 isoform X1, translating into MGFWCKMSENQEQEEVITVRVQEPRVQNEGSWNSYVDYKIFLHTNSKAFTAKTSCVRRRYREFVWLRKQLQRNAGLVPVPELPGKSTFFGSSDEFIEKRRQGLQHFLEKVLQSVVLLSDSQLHLFLQSQLSVPEIEACVQGRSPMTVSDAILHYAMSNCGWVQEERQGSSHLAKGDQSRSCCFLPRPGRRKSPSPPPSEEKDHLAVWAPVVDCEAPSLESPALPSLSSLSCCDFARPDEETSALQPVRRATGGDNSAPLSHAVPLDPGHLETVLEK; encoded by the exons ATGGGCTTTTGGTGTAAGATGTCGGAGAACCAAGAGCAGGAG GAGGTGATCACTGTGCGTGTTCAGGAACCCCGTGTGCAGAATGAGGGCTCCTGGAATTCTTATGTGGATTATAAGATATTCCTCCAT ACTAACAGCAAGGCCTTTACTGCCAAGACGTCCTGTGTTCGGCGCCGTTACCGTGAGTTCGTGTGGTTGAGAAAGCAGCTACAGAGAAATGCTGGTTTAGT GCCTGTACCTGAACTTCCTGGGAAATCGACCTTCTTTGGCAGCTCGGATGAGTTCATTGAGAAGCGACGACAAGGTCTGCAGCACTTTCTTGAAAA GGTTTTGCAGAGTGTGGTACTCCTGTCAGACAGCCAATTGCACCTCTTCCTGCAAAGCCAGCTCTCTGTGCCCGAGATAGAGGCCTGTGTCCAGGGCCGAAGCCCTATGACTGTTTCGGACGCCATTCTTCACTATGCTATGTCAAACTGTGGCTGGGTCCAGGAAGAGCGGCAGGGCTCCTCTCACCTGGCTAAAGGAGACCAGTCAAGGAG TTGCTGCTTTCTTCCAAGACCTGGTAGGAGGAAGTCTCCCTCACCACCTCCTAGTGAAGAAAAGGACCATTTAGCAGTGTGGGCTCCTGTAGTGGACTGTGAGGCTCCTTCCTTGGAAAGTCCTGCTCTCCCATCCCTCTCCTCATTGTCATGCTGTGATTTTGCAAGACCTGATGAGGAAACCTCTGCTCTTCAGCCTGTGAGAAGGGCCACGGGAGGGGACAACTCAGCCCCTTTGTCTCATGCTGTGCCTTTGGACCCTGGTCACTTAGAAACAGTCTTGGAAAAGTGA
- the SNX11 gene encoding sorting nexin-11 isoform X2, giving the protein MGFWCKMSENQEQETNSKAFTAKTSCVRRRYREFVWLRKQLQRNAGLVPVPELPGKSTFFGSSDEFIEKRRQGLQHFLEKVLQSVVLLSDSQLHLFLQSQLSVPEIEACVQGRSPMTVSDAILHYAMSNCGWVQEERQGSSHLAKGDQSRSCCFLPRPGRRKSPSPPPSEEKDHLAVWAPVVDCEAPSLESPALPSLSSLSCCDFARPDEETSALQPVRRATGGDNSAPLSHAVPLDPGHLETVLEK; this is encoded by the exons ATGGGCTTTTGGTGTAAGATGTCGGAGAACCAAGAGCAGGAG ACTAACAGCAAGGCCTTTACTGCCAAGACGTCCTGTGTTCGGCGCCGTTACCGTGAGTTCGTGTGGTTGAGAAAGCAGCTACAGAGAAATGCTGGTTTAGT GCCTGTACCTGAACTTCCTGGGAAATCGACCTTCTTTGGCAGCTCGGATGAGTTCATTGAGAAGCGACGACAAGGTCTGCAGCACTTTCTTGAAAA GGTTTTGCAGAGTGTGGTACTCCTGTCAGACAGCCAATTGCACCTCTTCCTGCAAAGCCAGCTCTCTGTGCCCGAGATAGAGGCCTGTGTCCAGGGCCGAAGCCCTATGACTGTTTCGGACGCCATTCTTCACTATGCTATGTCAAACTGTGGCTGGGTCCAGGAAGAGCGGCAGGGCTCCTCTCACCTGGCTAAAGGAGACCAGTCAAGGAG TTGCTGCTTTCTTCCAAGACCTGGTAGGAGGAAGTCTCCCTCACCACCTCCTAGTGAAGAAAAGGACCATTTAGCAGTGTGGGCTCCTGTAGTGGACTGTGAGGCTCCTTCCTTGGAAAGTCCTGCTCTCCCATCCCTCTCCTCATTGTCATGCTGTGATTTTGCAAGACCTGATGAGGAAACCTCTGCTCTTCAGCCTGTGAGAAGGGCCACGGGAGGGGACAACTCAGCCCCTTTGTCTCATGCTGTGCCTTTGGACCCTGGTCACTTAGAAACAGTCTTGGAAAAGTGA